In Mobula hypostoma chromosome 11, sMobHyp1.1, whole genome shotgun sequence, the following are encoded in one genomic region:
- the LOC134353933 gene encoding potassium voltage-gated channel subfamily A member 2-like: protein MEKPLCNYDKEYELDNHHECCERVVINVSGLRFETQIKTLRQFPDTLLGDPQRRIRYFDPLRNEYFFDRNRPSFDAILYYYQSGGRLKRPSSVSLEVFMEELRFYDLGDEAVTRFREDEGFIKEEERPMPSNEFQRQLWLLFEYPESSSPAKVVAIISVLVILISIVVFCLETLPEFRDEQDPTLPVHSLRGNSSHSEFLNSPFQDPFFVVETMCICWFSFELFLRFIVCPSKPSFFKNIMNVIDFVAIIPYFVALGTEFARQRGVAQPAMSLAILRVIRLVRVFRIFKLSRHSKGLQILGQTLKASMRELGLLIFFLFIGVILFSSAVYFAESEDEDTNFTSIPEAFWWAVVTMTTVGYGDMSPMTLGGKIVGSLCAIAGVLTISLPVPVIVSNFSYFYHREIESEDQTQYSHVTTCPYLPSSSKAQSLTGKSTELEEDLMDNFCRPLQNDMLDGFCPTDSGHHESTSSPNSKSLVTQV, encoded by the coding sequence ATGGAGAAGCCTCTCTGCAACTACGACAAGGAGTACGAGCTGGACAACCACCACGAGTGTTGTGAGAGGGTAGTCATTAATGTGTCGGGCTTGCGCTTTGAGACCCAAATCAAGACACTGCGCCAGTTCCCCGACACCCTGCTGGGCGACCCCCAGAGGAGAATCCGCTACTTCGACCCGCTCAGGAACGAGTATTTCTTCGACAGGAATCGCCCGAGTTTCGACGCCATCCTCTACTATTACCAGTCCGGGGGAAGGTTGAAAAGGCCCAGCAGCGTGTCGCTGGAGGTCTTCATGGAAGAGCTAAGGTTCTACGATCTGGGAGATGAGGCGGTCACCAGGTTTCGTGAGGATGAAGGcttcatcaaggaggaggaacgGCCGATGCCCAGCAACGAGTTTCAGAGGCAGCTGTGGCTGCTCTTCGAGTACCCCGAGAGCTCCTCCCCGGCCAAAGTGGTGGCGATCATCTCCGTGCTGGTGATTCTCATCTccattgtggtcttctgcttagAGACCTTACCTGAATTCAGGGATGAGCAGGATCCTACTTTGCCTGTGCACTCCCTGCGGGGGAACAGCTCCCACTCAGAGTTTCTGAATAGCCCCTTCCAGGACCCCTTCTTCGTGGTGGAGACCATGTGCATCTGTTGGTTCTCCTTTGAGCTCTTCCTGAGGTTCATTGTCTGCCCCAGCAAGCCCAGCTTCTTCAAGAACATCATGAACGTCATCGACTTTGTGGCCATCATTCCCTACTTTGTGGCCCTGGGCACTGAATTTGCCAGGCAGCGAGGGGTGGCACAACCCGCCATGTCCCTCGCCATCCTCAGGGTTATTCGTCTGGTCAGGGTCTTCAGAATCTTTAAGCTCTCCAGGCACTCCAAGGGTTTGCAGATCCTGGGGCAAACTCTGAAAGCAAGTATGAGGGAATTGGGCCTTTTGATTTTCTTCCTCTTCATTGGGGTAATTCTGTTCTCCAGCGCTGTCTACTTTGCTGAGTCCGAGGATGAGGATACAAACTTCACAAGTATCCCTGAAGCTTTCTGGTGGGCTGTTGTCACAATGACCACGGTGGGATACGGTGACATGTCTCCCATGACTCTTGGAGGTAAGATTGTGGGATCCCTCTGTGCCATTGCTGGTGTGCTCACCATCTCGTTACCCGTCCCTGTGATTGTCTCCAATTTCAGCTACTTTTACCACAGGGAGATTGAAAGTGAGGATCAGACCCAATACTCACATGTGACGACCTGCCCTTACCTGCCTTCGAGCTCAAAAGCCCAGTCGTTGACTGGAAAAAGTACAGAGCTGGAAGAAGACCTTATGGACAACTTCTGCAGACCCCTACAAAATGACATGTTGGATGGTTTCTGCCCTACTGACAGTGGACACCATGAATCCACCAGCTCACCGAACAGCAAGTCCTTGGTCACTCAAGTCTGA